One genomic window of Papaver somniferum cultivar HN1 unplaced genomic scaffold, ASM357369v1 unplaced-scaffold_150, whole genome shotgun sequence includes the following:
- the LOC113336169 gene encoding acyl-CoA 5-desaturase AL21-like, with amino-acid sequence MAPHVSVYNYPNGEEVQLQGTENELTPSSIGGSDYLWDAANLGIVILEHICVLAAPFHFTWDAFWVFVVLIILCGPIGVGLCYHRSLCHKSLKLSKSVEYLFAYFGLHAGQGDPIYWVSVHRFHHQFVDTLKDPHSPIEGFWFSYINWIFQHTYLREKCGRRNNVMDLKKQAYYRFLQKTISFHYVGLGLLLYVAGGLPHFIWGMGVRIAYSHHGTFVINSVCHIWGKRPYNTKDLSTNNWVMNIINLSGEGWHNNHHAFEFSARLGLEWWQLDFPWYVIKLLESLGLATDVKVSTEIQKLEMSFKNQ; translated from the exons ATGGCTCCGCATGTAAGTGTTTATAATTATCCAAACGGGGAGGAGGTACAATTGCAAGGTACAGAAAATGAGCTGACGCCTTCTTCAATAGGAGGATCGGATTATTTATGGGATGCCGCCAACTTGGGGATAGTAATTCTGGAACATATATGTGTACTAGCTGCTCCATTCCATTTTACTTGGGATGCATTTTGGGTTTTTGTGGTATTGATCATCTTATGTGGACCTATAGGggttggtctttgttaccatagAAGCCTTtgtcacaaaagtttgaagctcAGTAAATCAGTTGAATATTTGTTTGCTTATTTCGGACTTCATGCTGGACAG GGAGACCCAATATATTGGGTAAGCGTTCATCGGTTTCACCATCAGTTCGTGGATACCCTCAAAGACCCACATAGCCCAATCGAAGGATTTTGGTTCAGCTACATAAATTGGATTTTTCAACACACCTACCTAAGGGAAAAG TGCGGAAGACGAAACAATGTCATGGATTTAAAAAAACAAGCTTACTACAGGTTTCTTCAGAAAACAATATCCTTTCACTATGTTGGACTTGGACTGCTGTTGTACGTTGCAGGAGGCTTGCCCCACTTTATTTGGGGAATG GGTGTTAGAATAGCATATTCACACCATGGCACTTTCGTCATCAATTCAGTATGCCATATATGGGGTAAAAGGCCATACAACACCAAAGATTTATCCACAAACAATTGGGTGATGAACATAATAAACTTAAGTGGAGAAGGATGGCACAACAATCATCACGCTTTTGAATTTTCGGCTCGTTTAGGTCTTGAATGGTGGCAGCTCGACTTTCCTTGGTACGTTATAAAGCTACTTGAGAGCCTTGGGTTAGCAACAGACGTCAAAGTCTCTACGGAAATCCAGAAACTAGAAATGTCTTTTAAAAATCAATAA